In Euwallacea fornicatus isolate EFF26 chromosome 2, ASM4011564v1, whole genome shotgun sequence, one genomic interval encodes:
- the LOC136348309 gene encoding fl(2)d-associated complex component-like isoform X2 — translation MSNKGKRKITVSLTRQKSKTQGKARPSVFDRLGIKAGILLKGEYCHPWAQTGSCPYGKGKGSNSDECLCLPSPITSSATTSGCKYSKTHTLISPSKQRAAKIQSVSKKHHVKDSHKRAQKGETDNWDQWGPEELEDADADDLERKRQELQRELELQMKMEHKARKKDKKSKKESSPSSDSSSSSSDSSSSSDDSSSSSSSSLETKRKKVNKVKKRPSSSSSESFSHTHKQKKAKPVVKDAARDKSKSKAKTLSTNKPAIKSPSPVRVKKKSETPPIKLKASSNKIDGDVKSPRPQSRSGDRKEKHRTPSPKLAKEKEREKEKEREREREREKEKEREKEREREKEREKEREKERAKLREKERDRDKKKDSRSPKRESRTSKEIKRRDSPDSTHSRDKKASPGRSKPSSRRSPERRGDKREERGRSRGKERSSDKIRGKDKRDSRDRDRERERRMREEREAAREKEREEALARCQERQRERERLKEIEKKEGDRRGRDRSRRDERSVDDRLSRRHSPSDRRGHSVDTRKSGRSSPDRHLDRGEIQQRGDYSRSRDERRLDEKTFEGSYERTQYERSHYEATLSEREYVDDRRRELWDDRVELDREFVGSRGRPGYRGKGRGDWGEGDYAEHEWDRATRRPVDWEGREDRAHAQEEEWRHYDRIDNWGGDSRRRWPNREWRERDNSSRPRSAASHSLEGSADDSKSESHKKGTASTSTGSQPALNESSSDQKSTSVEIAEVLPSSGKRPAEEPGEGSNEPKRAKPDPVLEDDLSEISDDADDILNRDEDVILEETSEELLTTVIEPETQSQAFEQVASEKSPASSPAKSPKKEDSIDDDNADLDFEEISEDELDEESKIKGIGDALGVDWASLVQESRSKVKPTSSSKLRWEPHNVLVNLGVSVNLAGEDLVKDILRQHSEAEAKPIKEEEVKTEPPEVSHPIAAIQVANKESQQIRKSLFSNVGQHTRALSARRDLLIRRHLCNLPVNDLYVEAPKRHDPELFKVAAQLFERCL, via the exons atgtctaataaaggGAAGCGAAAAATCACAGTCAGTCTGACCAGGCAAAAGAGCAAGACTCAAGGAAAAGCCCGGCCCAGTGTGTTCGACCGCCTGGGCATCAAAGCGGGGATACTGCTCAAAGGAGAGTACTGTCATCCCTGGGCCCAAACTGGGTCCTGTCCGTACGGAAAAG GGAAAGGTTCAAACAGTGATGAATGTTTGTGTCTGCCATCCCCAATTACATCTTCTGCCACTACTTCAGGttgcaaatattcaaaaacccATACCCTCATAAGCCCCTCAAAGCAGCGCGCGGCAAAAATTCAATCCGTATCCAAGAAACATCATGTGAAAGATAGCCACAAGAGAGCACAGAAAGGGGAAACAGACAATTGGGACCAGTGGGGCCCCGAAGAATTGGAGGATGCTGATGCGGACGACTTGGAACGAAAACGTCAAGAATTGCAACGCGAACTAGAGTTGCAAATGAAGATGGAACACAAGGCTCgaaaa AAAGATAAGAAAAGTAAGAAGGAAAGCAGTCCATCAAGTGACTCCAGTTCAAGTTCATCAGATTCAAGTAGTAGCAGTGATGACTCCAGTTCAAGTAGTTCTTCATCTCTTGAAACCAAGCGCAAAAAAGTGAATAAAGTTAAGAAAAGACCTAGTTCGTCTAGTTCTGAAAGCTTTAGCCACacacacaaacaaaaaaaggcAAAGCCGGTAGTGAAGGACGCTGCGCGAGATAAATCTAAAAGCAAAGCAAAGACACTTAG TACCAACAAACCAGCCATTAAGTCTCCGTCCCCAGTACGTGTCAAAAAAAAGAGTGAGACTCCTCCAATAAAACTAAAAGCATCCTCAAATAAAATAGATGGGGATGTGAAATCTCCTAGACCCCAAAGTCGGTCAGGCGATCGGAAAGAGAAGCATCGCACTCCAAGTCCCAAGTTGGCAAAGGAAAAGGAAAGGGAGAAAGAGAAGGAGCgtgaaagagaaagagaaagag agaaagaaaaagagagagagaaggAACGGGAGCGAGAAAAAGAACGAGAAAAGGAACGCGAAAAAGAGCGCGCCAAGCTACGTGAAAAAGAACGTGATCGAGACAAAAAAAAGGATTCGAGATCTCCAAAAAGGGAGAGCAGAACTtcaaaagaaatcaaaaggcGAGATTCACCTGATTCAACGCACTCCAGGGACAAGAAAGCATCGCCTGGTCGCTCCAAACCTTCATCAAGAAGAAGTCCTGAGAGACGCGGTGATAAACGAGAAGAGAGGGGCAG GTCAAGAGGCAAAGAAAGATCTAGCGACAAAATACGAGGCAAAGACAAGCGAGACTCAAGAGATCGTGATCGAGAACGGGAGCGGCGTATGCGAGAAGAACGGGAAGCGGCTAGGGAGAAGGAGAGAGAAGAAGCTTTGGCCAGATGTCAAGAAAGacagagagaaagagagaggcTTAAAGAGATTGAGAAGAAAGAGGGAGATAGAAGAGGAAGGGACCGGTCGCGCAGAGATGAGCGTTCAGTGGATGATCGCCTGTCTAGACGACATTCACCTTCCGATCGTAGGGGACATTCAGTGGACACCAGAAAATCTGGTAGAAGCAGCCCTGATCGTCATTTGGACCGTGGGGAAATTCAGCAGAGGGGAGATTATAGTCGAAGCAGAGATGAAAGACG ATTAgatgaaaaaacttttgaaggtTCTTATGAACGCACTCAATACGAACGAAGCCATTATGAAGCCACTTTGAGTGAGCGAGAATATGTGGATGATCGACGTCGAGAATTGTGGGATGATCGTGTGGAGCTAGATAGAGAATTTGTTGGTTCTAGAGGAAGGCCAGGATATCGTGGGAAGGGCAGAGGCGATTGGGGCGAAGGGGACTATGCAGAGCATGAATGGGACAGAGCAACCCGTAGGCCAGTGGATTGGGAGGGGAGAGAAG ATCGGGCGCATGCTCAAGAAGAAGAATGGAGGCATTATGACAGGATAGATAATTGGGGTGGTGATAGCAGACGGAGATGGCCGAATCGCGAATGGCGGGAAAGAGACAACAGTTCAAGACCGAGGAGCGCCGCATCTCATTCACTGGAAGGTAGCGCTG aCGATAGCAAATCGGAATCTCACAAAAAAGGAACAGCCTCCACCTCTACGGGCAGTCAACCCGCTTTAAATGAATCGAGTAGTGATCAGAAATCAACATCAGTAGAGATCGCTGAAGTTTTGCCTTCTTCGGGAAAAAGACCAGCTGAAGAACCAGGAGAAGGTTCTAACGAGCCGAAGCGAGCCAAACCGGACCCTGTTCTTGAAGACGATTTAAGTGAAATTAGCGATGATGCCGATGACATTCTGAATAGAGATGAG GACGTAATTTTGGAAGAAACCTCAGAGGAACTTTTAACGACTGTAATTGAACCAGAAACACAATCTCAAGCTTTTGAACAAGTAGCTTCAGAAAAATCGCCGGCCTCATCTCCAGCTAAAAGCCCCAAAAAAGAGGACTCAATAGATGACGATAATGCCGATTTGGACTTTGAAGAAATCTCTGAGGATGAGCTTGATGAGGAGTCCAAAATCAAAGGAATCGGAGACGCGTTGGGGGTGGATTGGGCTAGTTTAGTCCAAGAATCACGCTCTAAAGTGAAACCAACAAGTTCGAGCAAGCTGCGCTGGGAACCCCACAATGTTCTAGTTAATTTGGGTGTATCCGTCAATTTGGCTGGAGAAGATTTGGTCAAGGATATCCTGAGACAACACTCGGAAGCTGAAGCCAAGCCTATCAAGGAAGAGGAGGTGAAAACGGAACCTCCAGAAGTATCTCACCCCATCGCTGCCATTCAAGTGGCCAATAAAGAGTCGCAACAGATCAGAAAGTCGCTGTTCAGTAATGTGGGACAACATACTAGGGCGTTGTCTGCTCGACGTGATTTGTTGATCCGGAGGCATTTGTGCAATTTGCCAGTCAACGATTTATATGTGGAGGCTCCAAAAAGACATGATCCAGAGCTGTTTAAAGTTGCGGCTCAACTGTTCGAGCGGTGCTTATGA
- the LOC136348309 gene encoding fl(2)d-associated complex component-like isoform X4, with amino-acid sequence MSNKGKRKITVSLTRQKSKTQGKARPSVFDRLGIKAGILLKGEYCHPWAQTGSCPYGKGCKYSKTHTLISPSKQRAAKIQSVSKKHHVKDSHKRAQKGETDNWDQWGPEELEDADADDLERKRQELQRELELQMKMEHKARKKDKKSKKESSPSSDSSSSSSDSSSSSDDSSSSSSSSLETKRKKVNKVKKRPSSSSSESFSHTHKQKKAKPVVKDAARDKSKSKAKTLSTNKPAIKSPSPVRVKKKSETPPIKLKASSNKIDGDVKSPRPQSRSGDRKEKHRTPSPKLAKEKEREKEKEREREREREKEKEREKEREREKEREKEREKERAKLREKERDRDKKKDSRSPKRESRTSKEIKRRDSPDSTHSRDKKASPGRSKPSSRRSPERRGDKREERGRSRGKERSSDKIRGKDKRDSRDRDRERERRMREEREAAREKEREEALARCQERQRERERLKEIEKKEGDRRGRDRSRRDERSVDDRLSRRHSPSDRRGHSVDTRKSGRSSPDRHLDRGEIQQRGDYSRSRDERRLDEKTFEGSYERTQYERSHYEATLSEREYVDDRRRELWDDRVELDREFVGSRGRPGYRGKGRGDWGEGDYAEHEWDRATRRPVDWEGREGWDVLDRAHAQEEEWRHYDRIDNWGGDSRRRWPNREWRERDNSSRPRSAASHSLEGSADDSKSESHKKGTASTSTGSQPALNESSSDQKSTSVEIAEVLPSSGKRPAEEPGEGSNEPKRAKPDPVLEDDLSEISDDADDILNRDEDVILEETSEELLTTVIEPETQSQAFEQVASEKSPASSPAKSPKKEDSIDDDNADLDFEEISEDELDEESKIKGIGDALGVDWASLVQESRSKVKPTSSSKLRWEPHNVLVNLGVSVNLAGEDLVKDILRQHSEAEAKPIKEEEVKTEPPEVSHPIAAIQVANKESQQIRKSLFSNVGQHTRALSARRDLLIRRHLCNLPVNDLYVEAPKRHDPELFKVAAQLFERCL; translated from the exons atgtctaataaaggGAAGCGAAAAATCACAGTCAGTCTGACCAGGCAAAAGAGCAAGACTCAAGGAAAAGCCCGGCCCAGTGTGTTCGACCGCCTGGGCATCAAAGCGGGGATACTGCTCAAAGGAGAGTACTGTCATCCCTGGGCCCAAACTGGGTCCTGTCCGTACGGAAAAG GttgcaaatattcaaaaacccATACCCTCATAAGCCCCTCAAAGCAGCGCGCGGCAAAAATTCAATCCGTATCCAAGAAACATCATGTGAAAGATAGCCACAAGAGAGCACAGAAAGGGGAAACAGACAATTGGGACCAGTGGGGCCCCGAAGAATTGGAGGATGCTGATGCGGACGACTTGGAACGAAAACGTCAAGAATTGCAACGCGAACTAGAGTTGCAAATGAAGATGGAACACAAGGCTCgaaaa AAAGATAAGAAAAGTAAGAAGGAAAGCAGTCCATCAAGTGACTCCAGTTCAAGTTCATCAGATTCAAGTAGTAGCAGTGATGACTCCAGTTCAAGTAGTTCTTCATCTCTTGAAACCAAGCGCAAAAAAGTGAATAAAGTTAAGAAAAGACCTAGTTCGTCTAGTTCTGAAAGCTTTAGCCACacacacaaacaaaaaaaggcAAAGCCGGTAGTGAAGGACGCTGCGCGAGATAAATCTAAAAGCAAAGCAAAGACACTTAG TACCAACAAACCAGCCATTAAGTCTCCGTCCCCAGTACGTGTCAAAAAAAAGAGTGAGACTCCTCCAATAAAACTAAAAGCATCCTCAAATAAAATAGATGGGGATGTGAAATCTCCTAGACCCCAAAGTCGGTCAGGCGATCGGAAAGAGAAGCATCGCACTCCAAGTCCCAAGTTGGCAAAGGAAAAGGAAAGGGAGAAAGAGAAGGAGCgtgaaagagaaagagaaagag agaaagaaaaagagagagagaaggAACGGGAGCGAGAAAAAGAACGAGAAAAGGAACGCGAAAAAGAGCGCGCCAAGCTACGTGAAAAAGAACGTGATCGAGACAAAAAAAAGGATTCGAGATCTCCAAAAAGGGAGAGCAGAACTtcaaaagaaatcaaaaggcGAGATTCACCTGATTCAACGCACTCCAGGGACAAGAAAGCATCGCCTGGTCGCTCCAAACCTTCATCAAGAAGAAGTCCTGAGAGACGCGGTGATAAACGAGAAGAGAGGGGCAG GTCAAGAGGCAAAGAAAGATCTAGCGACAAAATACGAGGCAAAGACAAGCGAGACTCAAGAGATCGTGATCGAGAACGGGAGCGGCGTATGCGAGAAGAACGGGAAGCGGCTAGGGAGAAGGAGAGAGAAGAAGCTTTGGCCAGATGTCAAGAAAGacagagagaaagagagaggcTTAAAGAGATTGAGAAGAAAGAGGGAGATAGAAGAGGAAGGGACCGGTCGCGCAGAGATGAGCGTTCAGTGGATGATCGCCTGTCTAGACGACATTCACCTTCCGATCGTAGGGGACATTCAGTGGACACCAGAAAATCTGGTAGAAGCAGCCCTGATCGTCATTTGGACCGTGGGGAAATTCAGCAGAGGGGAGATTATAGTCGAAGCAGAGATGAAAGACG ATTAgatgaaaaaacttttgaaggtTCTTATGAACGCACTCAATACGAACGAAGCCATTATGAAGCCACTTTGAGTGAGCGAGAATATGTGGATGATCGACGTCGAGAATTGTGGGATGATCGTGTGGAGCTAGATAGAGAATTTGTTGGTTCTAGAGGAAGGCCAGGATATCGTGGGAAGGGCAGAGGCGATTGGGGCGAAGGGGACTATGCAGAGCATGAATGGGACAGAGCAACCCGTAGGCCAGTGGATTGGGAGGGGAGAGAAG GTTGGGATGTGTTAGATCGGGCGCATGCTCAAGAAGAAGAATGGAGGCATTATGACAGGATAGATAATTGGGGTGGTGATAGCAGACGGAGATGGCCGAATCGCGAATGGCGGGAAAGAGACAACAGTTCAAGACCGAGGAGCGCCGCATCTCATTCACTGGAAGGTAGCGCTG aCGATAGCAAATCGGAATCTCACAAAAAAGGAACAGCCTCCACCTCTACGGGCAGTCAACCCGCTTTAAATGAATCGAGTAGTGATCAGAAATCAACATCAGTAGAGATCGCTGAAGTTTTGCCTTCTTCGGGAAAAAGACCAGCTGAAGAACCAGGAGAAGGTTCTAACGAGCCGAAGCGAGCCAAACCGGACCCTGTTCTTGAAGACGATTTAAGTGAAATTAGCGATGATGCCGATGACATTCTGAATAGAGATGAG GACGTAATTTTGGAAGAAACCTCAGAGGAACTTTTAACGACTGTAATTGAACCAGAAACACAATCTCAAGCTTTTGAACAAGTAGCTTCAGAAAAATCGCCGGCCTCATCTCCAGCTAAAAGCCCCAAAAAAGAGGACTCAATAGATGACGATAATGCCGATTTGGACTTTGAAGAAATCTCTGAGGATGAGCTTGATGAGGAGTCCAAAATCAAAGGAATCGGAGACGCGTTGGGGGTGGATTGGGCTAGTTTAGTCCAAGAATCACGCTCTAAAGTGAAACCAACAAGTTCGAGCAAGCTGCGCTGGGAACCCCACAATGTTCTAGTTAATTTGGGTGTATCCGTCAATTTGGCTGGAGAAGATTTGGTCAAGGATATCCTGAGACAACACTCGGAAGCTGAAGCCAAGCCTATCAAGGAAGAGGAGGTGAAAACGGAACCTCCAGAAGTATCTCACCCCATCGCTGCCATTCAAGTGGCCAATAAAGAGTCGCAACAGATCAGAAAGTCGCTGTTCAGTAATGTGGGACAACATACTAGGGCGTTGTCTGCTCGACGTGATTTGTTGATCCGGAGGCATTTGTGCAATTTGCCAGTCAACGATTTATATGTGGAGGCTCCAAAAAGACATGATCCAGAGCTGTTTAAAGTTGCGGCTCAACTGTTCGAGCGGTGCTTATGA
- the LOC136348309 gene encoding fl(2)d-associated complex component-like isoform X1, giving the protein MSNKGKRKITVSLTRQKSKTQGKARPSVFDRLGIKAGILLKGEYCHPWAQTGSCPYGKGKGSNSDECLCLPSPITSSATTSGCKYSKTHTLISPSKQRAAKIQSVSKKHHVKDSHKRAQKGETDNWDQWGPEELEDADADDLERKRQELQRELELQMKMEHKARKKDKKSKKESSPSSDSSSSSSDSSSSSDDSSSSSSSSLETKRKKVNKVKKRPSSSSSESFSHTHKQKKAKPVVKDAARDKSKSKAKTLSTNKPAIKSPSPVRVKKKSETPPIKLKASSNKIDGDVKSPRPQSRSGDRKEKHRTPSPKLAKEKEREKEKEREREREREKEKEREKEREREKEREKEREKERAKLREKERDRDKKKDSRSPKRESRTSKEIKRRDSPDSTHSRDKKASPGRSKPSSRRSPERRGDKREERGRSRGKERSSDKIRGKDKRDSRDRDRERERRMREEREAAREKEREEALARCQERQRERERLKEIEKKEGDRRGRDRSRRDERSVDDRLSRRHSPSDRRGHSVDTRKSGRSSPDRHLDRGEIQQRGDYSRSRDERRLDEKTFEGSYERTQYERSHYEATLSEREYVDDRRRELWDDRVELDREFVGSRGRPGYRGKGRGDWGEGDYAEHEWDRATRRPVDWEGREGWDVLDRAHAQEEEWRHYDRIDNWGGDSRRRWPNREWRERDNSSRPRSAASHSLEGSADDSKSESHKKGTASTSTGSQPALNESSSDQKSTSVEIAEVLPSSGKRPAEEPGEGSNEPKRAKPDPVLEDDLSEISDDADDILNRDEDVILEETSEELLTTVIEPETQSQAFEQVASEKSPASSPAKSPKKEDSIDDDNADLDFEEISEDELDEESKIKGIGDALGVDWASLVQESRSKVKPTSSSKLRWEPHNVLVNLGVSVNLAGEDLVKDILRQHSEAEAKPIKEEEVKTEPPEVSHPIAAIQVANKESQQIRKSLFSNVGQHTRALSARRDLLIRRHLCNLPVNDLYVEAPKRHDPELFKVAAQLFERCL; this is encoded by the exons atgtctaataaaggGAAGCGAAAAATCACAGTCAGTCTGACCAGGCAAAAGAGCAAGACTCAAGGAAAAGCCCGGCCCAGTGTGTTCGACCGCCTGGGCATCAAAGCGGGGATACTGCTCAAAGGAGAGTACTGTCATCCCTGGGCCCAAACTGGGTCCTGTCCGTACGGAAAAG GGAAAGGTTCAAACAGTGATGAATGTTTGTGTCTGCCATCCCCAATTACATCTTCTGCCACTACTTCAGGttgcaaatattcaaaaacccATACCCTCATAAGCCCCTCAAAGCAGCGCGCGGCAAAAATTCAATCCGTATCCAAGAAACATCATGTGAAAGATAGCCACAAGAGAGCACAGAAAGGGGAAACAGACAATTGGGACCAGTGGGGCCCCGAAGAATTGGAGGATGCTGATGCGGACGACTTGGAACGAAAACGTCAAGAATTGCAACGCGAACTAGAGTTGCAAATGAAGATGGAACACAAGGCTCgaaaa AAAGATAAGAAAAGTAAGAAGGAAAGCAGTCCATCAAGTGACTCCAGTTCAAGTTCATCAGATTCAAGTAGTAGCAGTGATGACTCCAGTTCAAGTAGTTCTTCATCTCTTGAAACCAAGCGCAAAAAAGTGAATAAAGTTAAGAAAAGACCTAGTTCGTCTAGTTCTGAAAGCTTTAGCCACacacacaaacaaaaaaaggcAAAGCCGGTAGTGAAGGACGCTGCGCGAGATAAATCTAAAAGCAAAGCAAAGACACTTAG TACCAACAAACCAGCCATTAAGTCTCCGTCCCCAGTACGTGTCAAAAAAAAGAGTGAGACTCCTCCAATAAAACTAAAAGCATCCTCAAATAAAATAGATGGGGATGTGAAATCTCCTAGACCCCAAAGTCGGTCAGGCGATCGGAAAGAGAAGCATCGCACTCCAAGTCCCAAGTTGGCAAAGGAAAAGGAAAGGGAGAAAGAGAAGGAGCgtgaaagagaaagagaaagag agaaagaaaaagagagagagaaggAACGGGAGCGAGAAAAAGAACGAGAAAAGGAACGCGAAAAAGAGCGCGCCAAGCTACGTGAAAAAGAACGTGATCGAGACAAAAAAAAGGATTCGAGATCTCCAAAAAGGGAGAGCAGAACTtcaaaagaaatcaaaaggcGAGATTCACCTGATTCAACGCACTCCAGGGACAAGAAAGCATCGCCTGGTCGCTCCAAACCTTCATCAAGAAGAAGTCCTGAGAGACGCGGTGATAAACGAGAAGAGAGGGGCAG GTCAAGAGGCAAAGAAAGATCTAGCGACAAAATACGAGGCAAAGACAAGCGAGACTCAAGAGATCGTGATCGAGAACGGGAGCGGCGTATGCGAGAAGAACGGGAAGCGGCTAGGGAGAAGGAGAGAGAAGAAGCTTTGGCCAGATGTCAAGAAAGacagagagaaagagagaggcTTAAAGAGATTGAGAAGAAAGAGGGAGATAGAAGAGGAAGGGACCGGTCGCGCAGAGATGAGCGTTCAGTGGATGATCGCCTGTCTAGACGACATTCACCTTCCGATCGTAGGGGACATTCAGTGGACACCAGAAAATCTGGTAGAAGCAGCCCTGATCGTCATTTGGACCGTGGGGAAATTCAGCAGAGGGGAGATTATAGTCGAAGCAGAGATGAAAGACG ATTAgatgaaaaaacttttgaaggtTCTTATGAACGCACTCAATACGAACGAAGCCATTATGAAGCCACTTTGAGTGAGCGAGAATATGTGGATGATCGACGTCGAGAATTGTGGGATGATCGTGTGGAGCTAGATAGAGAATTTGTTGGTTCTAGAGGAAGGCCAGGATATCGTGGGAAGGGCAGAGGCGATTGGGGCGAAGGGGACTATGCAGAGCATGAATGGGACAGAGCAACCCGTAGGCCAGTGGATTGGGAGGGGAGAGAAG GTTGGGATGTGTTAGATCGGGCGCATGCTCAAGAAGAAGAATGGAGGCATTATGACAGGATAGATAATTGGGGTGGTGATAGCAGACGGAGATGGCCGAATCGCGAATGGCGGGAAAGAGACAACAGTTCAAGACCGAGGAGCGCCGCATCTCATTCACTGGAAGGTAGCGCTG aCGATAGCAAATCGGAATCTCACAAAAAAGGAACAGCCTCCACCTCTACGGGCAGTCAACCCGCTTTAAATGAATCGAGTAGTGATCAGAAATCAACATCAGTAGAGATCGCTGAAGTTTTGCCTTCTTCGGGAAAAAGACCAGCTGAAGAACCAGGAGAAGGTTCTAACGAGCCGAAGCGAGCCAAACCGGACCCTGTTCTTGAAGACGATTTAAGTGAAATTAGCGATGATGCCGATGACATTCTGAATAGAGATGAG GACGTAATTTTGGAAGAAACCTCAGAGGAACTTTTAACGACTGTAATTGAACCAGAAACACAATCTCAAGCTTTTGAACAAGTAGCTTCAGAAAAATCGCCGGCCTCATCTCCAGCTAAAAGCCCCAAAAAAGAGGACTCAATAGATGACGATAATGCCGATTTGGACTTTGAAGAAATCTCTGAGGATGAGCTTGATGAGGAGTCCAAAATCAAAGGAATCGGAGACGCGTTGGGGGTGGATTGGGCTAGTTTAGTCCAAGAATCACGCTCTAAAGTGAAACCAACAAGTTCGAGCAAGCTGCGCTGGGAACCCCACAATGTTCTAGTTAATTTGGGTGTATCCGTCAATTTGGCTGGAGAAGATTTGGTCAAGGATATCCTGAGACAACACTCGGAAGCTGAAGCCAAGCCTATCAAGGAAGAGGAGGTGAAAACGGAACCTCCAGAAGTATCTCACCCCATCGCTGCCATTCAAGTGGCCAATAAAGAGTCGCAACAGATCAGAAAGTCGCTGTTCAGTAATGTGGGACAACATACTAGGGCGTTGTCTGCTCGACGTGATTTGTTGATCCGGAGGCATTTGTGCAATTTGCCAGTCAACGATTTATATGTGGAGGCTCCAAAAAGACATGATCCAGAGCTGTTTAAAGTTGCGGCTCAACTGTTCGAGCGGTGCTTATGA